The region CGCTCGACATCTTTCGGCTTGGTGGTGGTCATGGACTGAACTAAAATGGGGGCATTGCCCCCGATAAGTGCGTCGCCAACGCGAACTTGTACAGTTTCCCTGCGGACGGCATTGAAGCGGTCGGCAACATACGGGAATTCGCTAAACTTTGTCATGCTCTCAAATGTAGAAAAAAAGAAGAATGAAAACTCTTCATTCTTCTTTTTTCATTCCTAATTTTCTACGCTTCGTCTTCTTTCAGGCTGCTGTAATAAGCTTCAAGTTTGGGACGGCAGGCTTCAAAACAGTTCCTGAGAGAGGGGTCGAACTGGGTTCCCATTCCCTCGATGATGATGGAGTAAGCTTCGTCGAAGGACATCTCCGCTTTGTAGCAACGTTTACTGACTAGAGCATCGTACACGTCGGCGATTGCCATAATGCGCGCTTCGAAGGGAATCTCGGTCCCCTTGAGTTTCTTGGGGTATCCGAATCCATCGTAGCGTTCGTGGTGGTAGCGGGCTACGTTTTTTGCGATTCTGACGAAATCGGGAGATTCGACCGGTGTCAGCAGGTTTTCGACGATCATGGCGCCCTTTTCGGGGTGTTCCTTCATTTCTTCGTATTCCTGCGGCGTAAAGCGTCCAGGTTTTCTCAAGATACGGTCGTCGATTGCGATTTTTCCGATATCGTGCATCGGGGCGGCCGAAACAAGGCTGTCGTAGAAGAAATTGGACTGCCCAAGGCTCGTGTCCTTGCGCAAGTAGTCCACCAGAATCTGCACCACCTTGCTGGTGCGCTTGATGTGGCTTCCCGTATTGCTGTCGCGGTTTTCGACCATGTGGGCCATTCCGACCACCATCTGTTCCTGAATCGAACGGATCTGCGAGTCGTTTTCCTTAAGCATCAGTTCGAGACGAACATTGTTTGTTCCCAGCATGTTGATGTAGTTCTGCAAGCTGGTTTCGTCTTCGATTTTGAACAAAATTATTTTTTCGGAACTGGAAAGAGGGAGTTGACTAATCCTGATCTTGTAGTATTTCCCGTCATGTTCCAGCTTCTTTTCGTTTGTATCCTTGTCGTGGGGGAGTTCGTTAATCCACGAAATGAGAAGGTGGTTCAGTTCAGAGTTATCGGGGAACGTGTGGTCGATTCGGCAATCCTTAAGGTTCGGAAAAGTCTCGTAGGCGACGGCGTTACAGCCGAGGAAACTTTTCTTAGAAGAAATCAGGACAAAACTATCGGTATTTCGGGTTTCCAATACATGGGAAATGATTTGTTCGACATTATAACGCTTGACTCTATAGCAAATGTACAGAAGTGCGAACTGGTCGAATACGTAGACTGCCGGCATGACCATCGTGTCACTTTCGACGACTCTAGAAATGAAAAATGAAAGGATGGATACGGCTTCGATCGAAGAAAGTGCGATGAGGCTTTTGAACGAAACGTTTTTCTTTTTGATGAATGCGTAGACAATCAGACTTACGTTAATGATGACGAAACCCACCATTAGGCAATTGAAAATATCGTGCCCGATGCCGTAATCGGCGGTAAAGTTGCCGACGCCATTTGTCTGGATAAAGCGGATGGATTTATAGTAAAGTCCGTTGAATCCAACCGTAAGCGACATGCCGAAAACGATGAACACCAGAATGATGAGCAGGTCATGGCTCCAGGTGGGAAACTTGGTCTTGCAAATGGAAAGGCAGGCGTCGAACGTGAATAGCGGTAGGAAAATTGAACCGACATATATCATCTTGTTCGAGAGAATGGCCTGGTCCAGGTTTGTAGACAGAGCGAGTAGCAAGTGGCCAAGGCAGGCGATAAAAACAGAAAAAAACAGGAGCGAATAATGACCGTTCTGCTTAGAATTAACATGGTAGTGCAGCACCGTATTGAATGCTGCAACAACACAAAGAACTGTCAAATAAAAAATGACCATAAAATCCCATCGTCCCTTTTAGCCAATCAACCCGTTATAAATATAAATTAAGATTTTTGAGTTTATGCGAATATCCGTAAATTTTTGCACACTTTTGTGAAATTATGTGTAGAATGTCACAAAAAAAACGGAAAAGTCCCGTCCTGATTAAACGGACGGGACTTTTCTTGTCAAAATAACTTTGATTATTTTGTTCGATTAGGCTTCAGCCGGTGCTTCAGGTGCAGCCGGAGCTTCAGCAACAGGTGCTTCGGCGGCCGGAGCTTCTGCAGCGGGCTTCGGAGGGAGCAAAGCCTTCATGGAAAGCTTCACCTTGCCCTTCGGGTCAACACCGAGGCAGAGCACTTCGACTTCGTCACCGACGTGAACGACGTCTTCGACCTTATCGACGCGGTGGTCGGCAAGTTCGGAGATGTGCACGAGACCGTCGCGACCCGGGAGGATTTCGACGAATGCGCCAAACGGCTGGATCGTCTTGACCTTGCCCTTGTACTTGCGGCCCGGTTCGGGTTCGGCAGTGAGTTCTTCGATCATGCGGCGGCAGACTGCTGCGGCCTTGCCACTCGGAGCGGCAATGTCGATGTTGCCATCGTCGTCGATGTTGATGGTGCAACCCGTCTGAGACTGCATGCCCTTGATCACGGAGCCACCGGAACCGATGACGTCGCGGATCTTGTTGGTCGGGATGCGCATCTTGATCATGGTCGGAGCCTTTTCGGAAACCTTCGGACGCGGAGCGGCGAGGCCGAGTTCAGCCATCTTGCCGAGGATGTGCAGACGGCCCTGACGAGCCTGTTCCAGAGCTTCGCGCATGAGTTCCGGCGTAATGCCGCGGATCTTGATATCCATCTGGAAGGCAGTGATACCTTCGGCAGTACCCGTCACCTTGAAGTCCATATCGCCGAGGTGGTCTTCCGTACCGGTAATGTCGGTCAAGATCTTGATCTTGCCGCCTTCCTTGACGGAACCCTTTTCGGAGATGAGGCCCATGGCGATACCTGCAACCGGAGCCTTGATAGGAACGCCAGCGTCCATCAAGCTGAGGCAGCCACCGCAAACAGAGGCCATGGAAGAAGAACCGTTGGATTCCTGAATTTCGGAAACCACGCGGATGGTGTACGGGAAGTCTTCCGGCAGCGGAAGAACGGCAGCGAGAGAACGTTCGGCGAGGTGGCCGTGACCGATTTCGCGGCGGCTCATGCCGAGTCGCTTGCATTCACCCACGCTGTACGGCGGGAAGTTGTAATGCAGCATGTAGCTCTTGGAGCCTTCGCCCTGCAGGCTTTCGTAGCGCTGTTCGTCGGCCTTGGAGCCGAGCGTACAAACCACGAGACCCTGGGTTTCACCACGCTGGAAGATTGCAGAACCGTGGGCGCTCGGAAGTACGCCGAGTTCGATTTCGATCGGGCGGACTTCGGTCGTCAGACGGCCGTCGAGACGGACATCTTCGTTCAGAATCATTTCGCGCATAGCAGTGCGTTCGTAGTCGCTGAAGATTGCCTTTGCATCGGCAACGAGTGCGGCATCCTGTTCTTCGTCCTTGCCGACGATAGCGAGAATGCGTTCGTCTTCGAGCATCTTGGCGCAGAGGTCTGCCATAGCCGGATAGAAGTCGGTCTTCACCATGTTGGAGTGGACGTCCTTGTTCAGTTCGTCCCAAACGACTTCCTTCACCGTAGCGACGAGCTTGTCGTGAGTTTCGCCAACGTGCTGCGGCTTGAGTTCCATCTTCGGCTTGGCGCAGCGGTCCACCAGTTCCTGTTGGGCCTTGCACATGGCCTTGATTGCTTCGTGGCCGGCGAGAATTGCGTTAATCATCGTGTCTTCGGACACTTCGTAGGCACCGCCTTCCACCATGCAGACGGAATCTTCGGTACCGGCGACCACCAGGTCCAGATCGGCGCAGGCCATCTGTTCGTAGGTGGGCATCACGATGTTCTGACCATCGACCACGGCCACGCGTACGGCGGCAACCTGCTGTTCGAAGGGCAGTTCAGAAAGACCGATAGAAAGGGATGCTGCAGACACGCCGAGCACATCCGGTGCAAACTTGCGGTCAGCAGACAGAACCTGCACGATCACCTGGACTTCGCGCGTGAAGTTCTCGGGGAACATCGGGCGAATCGGGCGGTCAATAATACGTGCAGAAAGCGTTTCTTCGTCAGAGGGACGACCAGCTTCGCGCTTGCTGTAACCACCCGGGAGGCGACCAGCGGCGTAAGCCTTTTCGCGGTATTCCACAGTGAGGGGGAAGAAGTCACCTTCTTTTTCTTCGCCGTAGCAGACGGTAGAGAGCACGAACGCGTCGCCCATCTTGGCGACGGCTGCTCCGCGAGCCTGCTTGGCGATACGGCCCGTTTCGAACGTGATGACACGACCGTCAGGAAGCGTTACGGACACTTCCTTGGGGTCCAGCATCTTGCCGTATTTTTGATGGTATGCGTCAATAGACATAAATTTCTCCAGTTAGAAGAATTAGCCGCGCAGACCGAGTTCCTTGATCAAGGCACGCTGGGCGACAATGTCCTTTTCGCCGTAGTACTTGAGGAGGTTCTTGCGCTTAGAAACCATCATAGACAGACCGCGCAGGGAGTGGAAGTCCTTCTTGTGGGTCTTTGCATGTTCGGTGAGGTTCTTGATCTTCTCGGTGAGGAGAGCGATCTGAACGCGGACGTTACCGGTGTCCTTTTCGTTTGCTCCGAACTTAGCGGTGATTTCTGCAGCCTTTTCTTTAGTGATAGTAGCCATTATAGCCATTCCTTTTTTTGTTGTTTTGGCGGTCACCACCGTGGTGACCTGTTTCATTACATGTTTTTGTCCGAGTTTCTCTGCTCTAGCACCAGTGGAATTGGCGAATCTGGTCACAGGACCCAGGCAAAAATGCAATTTGGGGGTATATATAGAAAAGTGATTAGTGGTTAGTGGTTAGTGGTTTGGAAAAAAGGGGCAAAATGAGGTGAAAAAGGGTGAAAATTGACTTCTAGCAAGATTTGGGCTTCTTTTCTATATTTTAGGCCGTGGAAAGGAAAGACAATAATTACCTGTTTGATTCTGGCAACCTCTCTGAAGGGGCGCTTGCAAAAAAGCACCGTATCGAGAACGACCCCAGTGCCCGCACTAATATAATGGACTACTTGCCCGGCATGGAAGTTATCCAGTCGGACATTTGCGACAAGGTACTCGCCGAATTGGAAAATTATGACTATTCCAAGTATACCGGCAAGGACGTGAAGCGTGCTTTGGAGCATGAGCGTTGTACGCTCGAAGATTTCAAGGCGCTCCTTTCTCCTGCCGCTGCTCCGTATCTGGAACAGATGGCCGCGAAGGCGAAAATCGAGACGAGCAAACACTTCGGCAACAACGTCTACTTCTTTACGCCGCTTTACATCGCAAATTACTGCGAAAACTACTGCGTGTATTGCGGATTCAACTGCTACAACCATATCAAGCGTATGCAGCTCACCATGGAGCAGATCGAGCACGAGATGAAGGTGATTGCCGACAGCGGCATGGAAGAAATCCTGATTCTCACCGGCGAAAGTCGTGTCAAAAGTAGCGTGGAATATATTGGCGAAGCCTGCAAGCTTGCCCGAAAGTATTTCCGCATGGTGGGTGTCGAAGTCTATCCGGTAAATACCGACGAATACCGCTATCTGCATGAATGTGGCGTGGACTACGTGACGGTTTTCCAGGAA is a window of uncultured Fibrobacter sp. DNA encoding:
- the thiH gene encoding 2-iminoacetate synthase ThiH, which gives rise to MERKDNNYLFDSGNLSEGALAKKHRIENDPSARTNIMDYLPGMEVIQSDICDKVLAELENYDYSKYTGKDVKRALEHERCTLEDFKALLSPAAAPYLEQMAAKAKIETSKHFGNNVYFFTPLYIANYCENYCVYCGFNCYNHIKRMQLTMEQIEHEMKVIADSGMEEILILTGESRVKSSVEYIGEACKLARKYFRMVGVEVYPVNTDEYRYLHECGVDYVTVFQETYDKVRFEQLHLMGHKRVFPYRFDSQERALMAGMRGVAFSALLGLSDFRRDALASALHVYFLQKKYPHAEMSLSCPRLRPIINNDKIDPLDVHEKELCQVLCAYRIFLPYVGITVSSRESKEFRNGIVKIAATKVSAGVSTGIGDHESKYSGKDDGEGGDEQFEINDGRSFNAMYSDISGEGLQPVLNDYLYV
- the pnp gene encoding polyribonucleotide nucleotidyltransferase, which encodes MDPKEVSVTLPDGRVITFETGRIAKQARGAAVAKMGDAFVLSTVCYGEEKEGDFFPLTVEYREKAYAAGRLPGGYSKREAGRPSDEETLSARIIDRPIRPMFPENFTREVQVIVQVLSADRKFAPDVLGVSAASLSIGLSELPFEQQVAAVRVAVVDGQNIVMPTYEQMACADLDLVVAGTEDSVCMVEGGAYEVSEDTMINAILAGHEAIKAMCKAQQELVDRCAKPKMELKPQHVGETHDKLVATVKEVVWDELNKDVHSNMVKTDFYPAMADLCAKMLEDERILAIVGKDEEQDAALVADAKAIFSDYERTAMREMILNEDVRLDGRLTTEVRPIEIELGVLPSAHGSAIFQRGETQGLVVCTLGSKADEQRYESLQGEGSKSYMLHYNFPPYSVGECKRLGMSRREIGHGHLAERSLAAVLPLPEDFPYTIRVVSEIQESNGSSSMASVCGGCLSLMDAGVPIKAPVAGIAMGLISEKGSVKEGGKIKILTDITGTEDHLGDMDFKVTGTAEGITAFQMDIKIRGITPELMREALEQARQGRLHILGKMAELGLAAPRPKVSEKAPTMIKMRIPTNKIRDVIGSGGSVIKGMQSQTGCTINIDDDGNIDIAAPSGKAAAVCRRMIEELTAEPEPGRKYKGKVKTIQPFGAFVEILPGRDGLVHISELADHRVDKVEDVVHVGDEVEVLCLGVDPKGKVKLSMKALLPPKPAAEAPAAEAPVAEAPAAPEAPAEA
- the rpsO gene encoding 30S ribosomal protein S15 produces the protein MATITKEKAAEITAKFGANEKDTGNVRVQIALLTEKIKNLTEHAKTHKKDFHSLRGLSMMVSKRKNLLKYYGEKDIVAQRALIKELGLRG
- a CDS encoding HD domain-containing phosphohydrolase, producing MVIFYLTVLCVVAAFNTVLHYHVNSKQNGHYSLLFFSVFIACLGHLLLALSTNLDQAILSNKMIYVGSIFLPLFTFDACLSICKTKFPTWSHDLLIILVFIVFGMSLTVGFNGLYYKSIRFIQTNGVGNFTADYGIGHDIFNCLMVGFVIINVSLIVYAFIKKKNVSFKSLIALSSIEAVSILSFFISRVVESDTMVMPAVYVFDQFALLYICYRVKRYNVEQIISHVLETRNTDSFVLISSKKSFLGCNAVAYETFPNLKDCRIDHTFPDNSELNHLLISWINELPHDKDTNEKKLEHDGKYYKIRISQLPLSSSEKIILFKIEDETSLQNYINMLGTNNVRLELMLKENDSQIRSIQEQMVVGMAHMVENRDSNTGSHIKRTSKVVQILVDYLRKDTSLGQSNFFYDSLVSAAPMHDIGKIAIDDRILRKPGRFTPQEYEEMKEHPEKGAMIVENLLTPVESPDFVRIAKNVARYHHERYDGFGYPKKLKGTEIPFEARIMAIADVYDALVSKRCYKAEMSFDEAYSIIIEGMGTQFDPSLRNCFEACRPKLEAYYSSLKEDEA